A stretch of the Nicotiana tabacum cultivar K326 chromosome 6, ASM71507v2, whole genome shotgun sequence genome encodes the following:
- the LOC107800468 gene encoding late embryogenesis abundant protein At5g17165: protein MAANLQSRGLVSLGKRVVNQISYASGRTSANSPSLSGRRGVQTSVYDKNPEDHVRDSVVPDEVIEPQSEKYWGPHPQTGVFGPAATDSAGGERGFHSSPATAAAAESILEQKAFFRPLEDLDKPQHA from the exons ATGGCCGCCAATTTGCAGAGCCGTGGACTCGTGAGCTTAGGGAAACGAGTTGTGAACCAGATCAGCTACGCTAGTGGTCGAACTTCTGCTAACTCACCTTCACTCTCTGGCAG GAGGGGAGTGCAGACATCGGTTTACGACAAGAACCCGGAGGATCATGTGCGGGATTCAGTGGTGCCGGATGAAGTGATAGAGCCACAATCAGAAAAATACTGGGGTCCTCACCCACAAACTGGGGTGTTTGGGCCTGCAGCCACTGATAGTGCTGGTGGGGAACGTGGTTTCCACTCCTCACCtgccactgctgctgctgctgaatCCATTTTGGAGCAGAAGGCCTTCTTCCGCCCTCTAGAGGACTTGGACAAACCCCAGCACGCCTAA